The following is a genomic window from Thaumasiovibrio subtropicus.
TGCTTCCAGACGCCTTGATAAAGCCGAAAGCCATCAACGGCTTGACGTTTCACAACCGCGACGCCATCTTCCACCTCTTGATAGAGGCGCAGCAGTTCAAGCTCTTTCATCGGTAAAATTTGCCCACCAATGCGAAACCGTTGGAACACAGGCGCACCTTCTGTATCGTATCGAACATGTAAGCTGAACGGGCGCATTTCGTCGTTAAACTCTCGACGTCCACGCTGTTTTAACTCGCGCAGTAAGCCATCACGCCAAATATAAGCGCCTTCAAAACGCTGACCATCATCATCAAGCACTTGAACTTGCATGGATACGGGACGCAAAGTCCGTTGTTCTAACCAGAGAAGATAGCTGACATCGTCAACGACGATAGCCCCACTGTGTTGCTGAAGAGGTGCGATGCGAGAGGAGGAAGCACTGCCACCGGAACGGGCGCATCCCAGAAGAGTGAAAAGGATGAGACTACAAACAAATACTCTAAACATAAAAAATCGCTGTGTAACTATGAAGCTACACAGCGATCATCAGATTATTTTACTGCGTCTTTTAGCGCTTTACCGGCAACGAATGCAGGAACGTTAGCAGCCGCAATCTGGATTTCTTTACCAGTTTGTGGGTTACGGCCGGTACGAGCAGCACGGTGATTTACTTTGAAAGTACCGAAACCAATCAGTTGAACCTGGTCACCGTCCTTAAGTGCATCAGTTACGCCTTCTAAAGTTGCTTCAAGAGCCGCTTTAGCTTGCGCTTTAGAAAGGTCAGCTTTTTCAGCAATCAGGTCGATCAGTTGGGTCTTGTTCATTAGGTTATCCCTTCAATTATTTCATAAGACGTAACAACTCTAATTCAAAAGAAGCCCCACTGGCAAAGGTTTGTCGGGGGTTTCCAGCTCATATGGCGGGTCTTTAACCATAAACTGAGCGCAAGTTCACAAAATATGATAATTTCCCCCCATCAACTCACCCCAAGTAATGGATACTGGGGGCCGAATAACCCTAAATGATATTGTAAGGACGTATACCACTATGCTTTTGCTGGCAATTTACGTGCTGATTGCGATCGGCGTGTCATTCCTTTGCTCAATACTGGAAGCAGTACTATTGAGCATCTCGCCCAGCTACATCGCGACACTCCGTAAGGAGCAGCACCCTATGGCTGATCGATTAGCCAAACTGAAAGAAGATATCGATCGCCCGCTTGCTTCTATTCTTACTCTCAACACCATTGCTCACACCATTGGCGCCGCTAGCGCAGGTGCACAAGCATCGGTGGTATTCGGCAGCAAATGGCTCGGCGTCTTTTCCGCCGTGCTCACGCTGGCGATCTTACTCTTTTCAGAAATCATCCCGAAAACGCTCGGGGCCACTTACTGGCGTCAATTAGCGCCTGTCTCTGCAAACCTCTTACGTTGGATGGTATGGCTACTGACACCCTTTGTATGGGCTTCTGAACAACTGACTCGACGTTTAGCGCGTGGCCATGAAGCGCCTAAGCTGCGAGATGAGATTTCTGCTATGGCGCTGCTCGCCCATGAAAGTGGTGAGCTTGCCGACGATGAGTCGAAAATCTTGCATAACCTGCTGACTTTCCGCGAGATGAAGGTGACGCAGATAATGACACCACGCCCTGTCCTGTTCCGTGTTGATGCTGAGATGACGATCAATGACTTCATTGATGAGCACGCAAAAACGCCGTTCTCGCGTCCGCTTATCTACGCAGAGCAAAAGGACAATATCGTGGGCTTTGTGCATCGCTTAGAGATGTACTCGGCCTACCATCAAGGCAAGCAAAACTATCGCTTGGGCGATGTGATGCGGGCGCTACCTGTGGTGCATAACCACGTCAGTGTCCCTTATGCCTTTGAGTTGCTAATGCAACAACGCTCGCAGCTGGCACTTGTCGTCGATGAATACGGTACCGTTCAAGGTCTTGTGACCATTGAAGACATTATCGAAAACTTGATGGGCGAAGAGATTGTCGATGAAGCCGATACCACCTCAGACATGCAGCAGCTGGCATATCAGCGTTGGGAGAAGTGGAAGGTGACACATAAGATCGTCGAAAACAGCGATGACGAGCCAACCTCAAAAGAAAAGCCACAAAATGATAAGCCACCGCAATCGGAGGCATAAACGAAACCGGGTGATGACACCCGGTTTTTTATTGCTGTTTATACGTGGTCGACTAAGGACAATGCTCTCGTATCATCGATGAGCTCGACCCCTTGAGCTTGTAGGTCATTGGCCACTTGCTCGAACTGCTCAGGAAAGACAGCGCGTGTTGCCGCAAGGTTCAACACAACACGCAGCCCCGCGGCCAGCAGTTGCTCAACCGATTTCTTGACGCAAAAATCGAGCGCTAATCCTCCCACCAGCACAGTATCAATTCCTTTCACTTGCAGAAACTCCAGTCCTCCCGTGCTCAGGGTATCCGCTTGATCGTGATAAAATGCCCCGTAAGGGTGTGCGTCAGGATCGAGACCTTTATTGATTTGAAAGTCGTACTCTCGCACAGGCGGCAATCCAGGCAGTAGTTCAACCCCTTCGGTGCCCATGACACAATGTGGATTCCACTTCACATCGACTTCAGGCAGGTCAACCGGCGACAGCATCTCTGCAGGTGTCGACGCTTCCCATGCCGCACCTGTGGGGTGCATATCGCGAGAGACTAACTTGATTGCAGCAAAAGTATGGTTAGCCAGTAACTGCGGCACTATCTCCAACGCGCCCGTCACAGGTAGTTCCTTTGGACACAGTTCACTGAAACCTTTCTGAGGATCCACATCTAATGTGGCAGTGCGTTCCCTTACAATATCGACCTTATTCGTTGCCATTGACTCTCTCCTCTCTTTTAGCTGCGCAAGCAAGTTTGAAAGTAAGTCACGCAGCTTTCAGCCAAGCGATACACTTGAGCAGGTTTGCCCCCTTTACCGCGATTGGTTGATGCAATTTTATTGGCACTCACAATGACACCAGAATCAATCAAGCGCCGCTTCACAGTCATCCGATTCACGTCTACCCCCAACACTCGATAGGCTGCAATGATGTCTGCCACTAAGAACTCTTCATCAAGAAGGAACAAGGCAACAGAGGTGTATTCAACAGCCGCGCGCAGCTTTTTCCAAGCTTGGGCTATCATCGTTTGATGATCAAACGCGAGCTGATAGCTTCCCTCCAACACATCCTTAAGGGAAACCCAACGCATTTGGCTATCGTTCATGCCTGCGTTCGAAATCTGCTCGACATTACGTGTGTTCAGCAAAGCATAATGC
Proteins encoded in this region:
- a CDS encoding isochorismatase family protein, which encodes MATNKVDIVRERTATLDVDPQKGFSELCPKELPVTGALEIVPQLLANHTFAAIKLVSRDMHPTGAAWEASTPAEMLSPVDLPEVDVKWNPHCVMGTEGVELLPGLPPVREYDFQINKGLDPDAHPYGAFYHDQADTLSTGGLEFLQVKGIDTVLVGGLALDFCVKKSVEQLLAAGLRVVLNLAATRAVFPEQFEQVANDLQAQGVELIDDTRALSLVDHV
- a CDS encoding CNNM domain-containing protein, producing the protein MLLLAIYVLIAIGVSFLCSILEAVLLSISPSYIATLRKEQHPMADRLAKLKEDIDRPLASILTLNTIAHTIGAASAGAQASVVFGSKWLGVFSAVLTLAILLFSEIIPKTLGATYWRQLAPVSANLLRWMVWLLTPFVWASEQLTRRLARGHEAPKLRDEISAMALLAHESGELADDESKILHNLLTFREMKVTQIMTPRPVLFRVDAEMTINDFIDEHAKTPFSRPLIYAEQKDNIVGFVHRLEMYSAYHQGKQNYRLGDVMRALPVVHNHVSVPYAFELLMQQRSQLALVVDEYGTVQGLVTIEDIIENLMGEEIVDEADTTSDMQQLAYQRWEKWKVTHKIVENSDDEPTSKEKPQNDKPPQSEA
- a CDS encoding DUF1481 domain-containing protein, with amino-acid sequence MFRVFVCSLILFTLLGCARSGGSASSSRIAPLQQHSGAIVVDDVSYLLWLEQRTLRPVSMQVQVLDDDGQRFEGAYIWRDGLLRELKQRGRREFNDEMRPFSLHVRYDTEGAPVFQRFRIGGQILPMKELELLRLYQEVEDGVAVVKRQAVDGFRLYQGVWKQGVLVSCSGNPFEVEFQPGEQMIPKEGEGIALLAKQRRLSGTNVLRNTQVIALLSDDVNCFKPTITLE
- the hupA gene encoding nucleoid-associated protein HU-alpha, with the translated sequence MNKTQLIDLIAEKADLSKAQAKAALEATLEGVTDALKDGDQVQLIGFGTFKVNHRAARTGRNPQTGKEIQIAAANVPAFVAGKALKDAVK
- a CDS encoding NUDIX domain-containing protein, whose protein sequence is MIVTIDLICFKLNEDGLDVLLIKRHNPARPDVGKWAIPGGFVYEQDLTNEGGEPADEDFDSARRRICRQKVHTYPNFISEPMVDGNPKRDEAGWSVSIAHYALLNTRNVEQISNAGMNDSQMRWVSLKDVLEGSYQLAFDHQTMIAQAWKKLRAAVEYTSVALFLLDEEFLVADIIAAYRVLGVDVNRMTVKRRLIDSGVIVSANKIASTNRGKGGKPAQVYRLAESCVTYFQTCLRS